A stretch of the Orcinus orca chromosome 1, mOrcOrc1.1, whole genome shotgun sequence genome encodes the following:
- the LOC105747993 gene encoding LOW QUALITY PROTEIN: uncharacterized protein LOC105747993 (The sequence of the model RefSeq protein was modified relative to this genomic sequence to represent the inferred CDS: inserted 2 bases in 1 codon), whose product MKGVKKDVAREKWKPDCETTTLELQRARRQCAASLRHRVLLSRLLGCVXLSSSRRRREPGSGRAESLSPLGMAAPSMKERQACWGARDEYWKCLDENTEDASRCKKLRSSFESSCPQQWAPDAQAQRPWPTGPAAPRHVRSPQTGARTRVPRTGRRSLNHCATREALCICNRSAEVVLP is encoded by the exons ATGAAAGGAGTCAAGAAAGATGTCGCTAGAGAAAAGTGGAAGCCAGATTGTGAAACA ACGACGCTTGAGCTCCAGCGGGCGAGGCGGCAGTGCGCCGCCAGTCTTCGGCACCGCGTCCTTCTTTCTCGGTTGTTGGGCTGCGT CCTCTCCTCCAGTCGGCGCCGAAGGGAGCCTGGTTCTGGGCGGGCGGAGAGCTTGAGCCCACTAGGAATGGCAGCCCCATCTATGAAAGAAAGGCAGGCTTGCTGGGGAGCCCGGGATGAGTACTGGAAGTGTTTAGATGAGAACACAGAGGACGCTTCTCGGTGCAAGAAGTTAAGAAGCTCATTTGAATCAAGCTGTCCCCAACAgtgggctccggacgcgcaggctcagcggccatggcccacgggcccagccgctccgcggcacgtgcggtccccccagacgggggcacgaacccgcgtcccccgcaccggcaggcggagtctcaaccactgcgccaccagggaagccctctgtatcTGTAATCGATCAGCTGAGGTGGTTTTACCTTAA